A genomic segment from Pseudosulfitobacter sp. DSM 107133 encodes:
- a CDS encoding ClpXP protease specificity-enhancing factor SspB translates to MGRNIDYGNLMHDAMRGLIRKVLQDVADNGLPGAHHFFITFDTSHPDAELADWLSDRYPGEMTVVMQHWYDKLEVTDDGFSITLNFGDAPEPLYIPYDAIKTFVDPSVEFGLRFESQDATEGDDLVVPTAEDEKHEVVPSPVVHTDHTDAKKEPGKKDADVVSLDSFRKH, encoded by the coding sequence ATGGGCCGCAATATTGACTATGGCAATCTGATGCATGACGCCATGCGTGGCTTGATCCGCAAGGTCTTGCAAGATGTGGCAGACAACGGTCTACCCGGTGCGCATCATTTCTTTATCACCTTTGACACCAGCCATCCCGATGCGGAACTGGCCGATTGGCTGTCCGACCGTTACCCCGGCGAAATGACCGTGGTGATGCAACACTGGTACGACAAGCTGGAAGTGACCGACGACGGGTTCTCGATCACTCTGAATTTCGGTGACGCGCCCGAGCCGCTGTATATCCCCTATGACGCGATCAAGACCTTTGTTGATCCTTCCGTGGAATTCGGTCTGCGTTTTGAAAGCCAGGACGCCACCGAAGGCGACGATCTGGTGGTACCGACAGCAGAAGACGAAAAACACGAGGTTGTGCCCTCTCCGGTCGTGCACACAGATCACACAGATGCCAAGAAAGAACCGGGCAAGAAAGACGCCGACGTGGTGTCGCTGGACAGTTTCCGCAAACATTAG
- a CDS encoding DUF4345 family protein gives MVDILNVIAALVTVVFGLFGFIAPRYTANTLDLAPTNSTMGLSEMRASVGGLFVVSGLAALCLDAPLAYAMVGFAYAGAAAGRVVSLFLDKPPMKKLLVFGGIEAALALWLIAANLD, from the coding sequence ATGGTCGACATTCTCAACGTGATCGCTGCCCTTGTCACGGTGGTTTTCGGACTGTTCGGGTTCATTGCCCCGCGCTATACCGCCAACACTCTGGATCTGGCGCCGACCAACAGTACGATGGGCCTCAGCGAAATGCGGGCCTCGGTCGGTGGGTTGTTCGTGGTGTCGGGCCTCGCGGCACTTTGCTTGGATGCGCCGCTGGCCTACGCGATGGTTGGGTTTGCCTATGCGGGGGCCGCTGCGGGTCGGGTTGTGTCGTTGTTTTTGGACAAACCACCCATGAAAAAACTGCTTGTCTTCGGCGGGATCGAAGCGGCACTGGCGCTGTGGTTGATTGCCGCCAACCTTGATTGA
- a CDS encoding DinB family protein, protein MIDKNYVTTMARYNAWQNTQLTGIVTKMDRDALELDRGAFFGSILGTLNHLLWGDRMWLSRFGADVDAPARGDTTKHTPTIAAWNAERFQVDGRMKIWAANLRNVDLAGDLSWYSGGHDAMLTRPMWLCVAHFFNHQTHHRGQVHAMLTAAGQAAPVSDLVFMDDVGT, encoded by the coding sequence GTGATCGACAAAAACTATGTAACGACGATGGCGCGCTATAATGCGTGGCAGAACACCCAGCTTACCGGAATCGTGACCAAAATGGACCGCGACGCGCTTGAGCTGGATCGCGGTGCGTTCTTCGGCTCGATCCTTGGGACGTTGAACCATCTGCTGTGGGGCGACCGGATGTGGCTCAGCCGCTTTGGCGCGGATGTTGACGCGCCCGCGCGCGGAGACACCACAAAACATACGCCGACCATCGCCGCGTGGAACGCCGAGCGGTTCCAGGTGGACGGCCGGATGAAAATCTGGGCGGCAAACCTGCGCAATGTGGATCTGGCCGGTGACCTGTCTTGGTATTCGGGCGGGCACGACGCGATGTTGACGCGGCCCATGTGGCTGTGCGTCGCACATTTCTTCAACCACCAGACCCACCATCGTGGTCAGGTGCATGCCATGCTGACCGCAGCCGGGCAGGCGGCCCCGGTCAGTGATCTGGTGTTTATGGACGACGTTGGGACGTGA
- a CDS encoding NUDIX hydrolase → MSQAPKLAALAVVIRADHVLLVQRKNEPDAGLWGFPGGHVELGETALAAAARELHEETGVTAHPLRYLKNIDVITTGTDGAVRFHFLLAAVLCDYVVGDPVANDDASAAEWVPVRDILGNQRACSAHVDDVIRAATRC, encoded by the coding sequence ATGTCGCAAGCTCCCAAACTGGCCGCCTTGGCTGTTGTGATCCGTGCAGATCATGTTCTGCTGGTCCAACGCAAAAACGAACCCGACGCAGGACTATGGGGATTTCCAGGCGGGCATGTCGAGCTGGGAGAAACCGCGCTGGCAGCTGCTGCGCGCGAGTTGCATGAAGAGACAGGGGTGACTGCCCATCCGCTGCGCTATCTCAAGAACATTGACGTGATTACAACCGGCACAGACGGGGCCGTGCGCTTTCACTTTCTGCTGGCCGCAGTGCTTTGTGACTATGTCGTCGGCGATCCGGTTGCCAACGACGACGCAAGTGCGGCGGAATGGGTGCCAGTGCGAGACATCCTGGGCAACCAGCGCGCCTGTAGCGCCCATGTGGATGAC
- the chrA gene encoding chromate efflux transporter, translating into MTRVFGRIGLLSFGGPAAQIALMHSELVERHKWLSEQDYLRALSLCMLLPGPEAMQLATYAGWRLRGVAGGLLGGLLFVVPGAAVIMALAMGYVYFGALPLVQAAFVGIKAAVIVVVVQALLRVSRKALQTPSAWALAGLAFVGLFVFGLPYPLLILGAGLFGAWRAKDVAAQPMPAPTTSTPIRTIAIWGLLWAAPLALVWALDHTFLLQLGLFFSKLAVVTFGGAYAVLAYMTQTVVQDFGWIDTGQMIDALGLAETTPGPLILVTEFVALLAGFAHGGPGMAILAGGLALWVTFTPCFLWIFLAGPYLDALSARPRLAAALQAITAAVVGVILNLSVWFALHVLFKTLHTKGAMPLPDLATLDLTALMLTALAAVFLLWMRLALPATLAVTAIAGLLAGAIVG; encoded by the coding sequence ATGACCCGCGTGTTCGGACGCATCGGCCTGCTGAGTTTCGGCGGCCCCGCGGCACAGATCGCCCTGATGCATTCCGAACTGGTCGAGCGCCACAAATGGCTGAGCGAACAGGATTACCTGCGCGCGCTGTCGCTGTGCATGTTGCTTCCCGGCCCCGAGGCGATGCAACTGGCCACCTATGCAGGCTGGCGGTTGCGCGGGGTCGCGGGGGGCCTGCTGGGCGGGCTGCTGTTCGTGGTGCCGGGGGCTGCGGTGATCATGGCGCTGGCAATGGGCTATGTCTATTTCGGCGCGCTGCCTTTGGTGCAGGCTGCTTTTGTCGGCATCAAGGCGGCGGTGATCGTTGTGGTGGTTCAGGCGCTGCTGCGGGTCAGCCGCAAAGCGCTGCAAACGCCGTCGGCCTGGGCACTGGCAGGTCTGGCCTTTGTCGGGTTGTTTGTCTTTGGCCTGCCCTATCCTCTTTTGATCCTTGGCGCCGGCCTGTTTGGGGCCTGGCGCGCGAAAGATGTCGCAGCGCAGCCAATGCCTGCTCCTACAACCAGCACCCCCATCAGAACCATTGCGATCTGGGGCCTGCTTTGGGCTGCGCCGCTGGCGCTGGTCTGGGCGTTGGATCACACATTCCTTTTGCAGCTTGGCCTGTTCTTTTCCAAACTGGCGGTGGTCACCTTTGGCGGGGCCTACGCCGTTCTGGCCTATATGACGCAAACCGTGGTGCAGGATTTCGGCTGGATCGACACAGGTCAGATGATCGACGCGCTTGGGCTGGCCGAGACCACGCCGGGGCCGCTGATTCTGGTGACCGAGTTCGTGGCGCTGCTGGCGGGCTTTGCCCACGGCGGGCCGGGTATGGCGATTCTGGCCGGGGGGCTGGCGCTGTGGGTGACGTTTACCCCCTGTTTTCTGTGGATTTTCCTTGCCGGTCCTTATCTGGACGCCCTGTCAGCCCGCCCCAGACTGGCCGCAGCATTGCAAGCGATCACCGCCGCAGTGGTTGGCGTGATTCTGAACCTGTCGGTCTGGTTTGCGCTGCATGTGTTGTTCAAAACCCTGCACACCAAGGGCGCGATGCCCCTGCCCGATCTTGCGACGCTGGATCTGACGGCCCTGATGCTGACCGCGCTGGCTGCCGTTTTTTTGCTGTGGATGCGTCTGGCCCTGCCGGCAACGCTGGCGGTCACTGCGATTGCCGGTCTTCTGGCGGGCGCAATTGTCGGATAA